A section of the Octopus sinensis unplaced genomic scaffold, ASM634580v1 Contig15629, whole genome shotgun sequence genome encodes:
- the LOC115230487 gene encoding homeobox protein 2-like — protein sequence LLEGSEYDPLLELTQNRPVTAPETTALTNTAPTDSDPSSVIIGGVAADHDSSRSHTTVITFTTTTTCQQIDNNGPSHDDVNNSNKKKHTISINNITRPHLNGDAVSEIYKGPQATVESGGNQPKISNKDDSKSDESEQSRLQADDQREGSISVGKTSSIKTSCSPKIQLTPVVDNKEDGLPVTTTAIINNTTNDNNNTNNHNNTNNNTPPARKNKRKLSEPRKRTDFNIKRFCPESPEGSISEGCCSDDYNGLHVRLLDTPEEVRSSFLFEHNDSGSDQVDDSELDEHAGDTFFDVRANADPDLDLHSEFLSPDLYGQPPTTALAVRTLAAATSLLHRRYLRPYSESSGRLSDNTTVSSQQNHIYAAHKSSSSSSSSSTSSLSSSLSSSSSTSLRTRRHQHQKQQQQQQLQLQHKQQQQQQQQQKHNRHQPLNLISAEGSCSSSSSSNNSLSATAATPSANIANRTTGNTVIHIPSSSSTTTAAAAAIAAATANNNTIPRSTLRTDQSFQHFPYVVDTVVDGSDDDDDDDDDDDEDDDDDDDDDDDDDDDVTADRECASSSSSPSTLLLPAPPPLHFDDFVNGHHQQHHDGSGNNNNNNSNSNNNNNYHHHHHHHDPNHPHNHHHNNLHLHGSGKSSGGSSKKTRKNYKNMTRERRIEANARERSRVHTISAAFENLRRAVPSYSCNQKLSKLAILRIACCYILALARLANMDYSAEQTAMTFSDCVDLCTRTIQTEGRARRRH from the exons CTACTAGAAGGCAGCGAGTACGACCCACTACTAGAGTTGACCCAAAACCGTCCAGTAACGGCGCCGGAAACAACGGCGCTCACGAACACTGCACCCACCGATAGTGATCCATCGTCAGTCATAATCGGTGGAGTTGCGGCTGACCATGACAGCTCTCGATCACACACCACTGTCATCACttttacaacaacaaccacctgCCAACAAATTGACAACAACGGTCCATCACACGACGacgttaacaacagcaacaagaagaagCACACCATTAGCATCAATAACATCACTCGCCCTCATCTCAATGGGGACGCTGTCAGTGAAATCTACAAAGGTCCGCAAGCGACCGTCGAGAGTGGTGGTAACCAGCCGAAAATCAGCAATAAGGACGATAGCAAGAGTGACGAGTCCGAACAGAGCAGGTTACAAGCAGACGACCAGCGAGAAGGGAGTATTTCGGTCGGTAAAACCAGTTCTATTAAAACCAGTTGTAGTCCTAAAATCCAGCTTACCCCAGTCGTTGATAACAAGGAAGATGGGTTACCTGTCACCACAACTGCTATCATTAACAACActaccaacgacaacaacaacaccaacaaccacaacaacacgaATAACAACACACCACCGGCGAGGAAGAATAAGCGGAAACTAAGTGAACCTCGGAAAAGAACGGATTTTAATATTAAACGTTTTTGTCCGGAGAGTCCCGAAGGAAGTATTTCGGAGGGTTGTTGTAGCGATGACTACAATGGATTACATGTACGACTGTTAGACACCCCGGAGGAAGTACGCTCCTCGTTTCTATTCGAACACAACGATTCAGGTTCGGATCAAGTCGATGACAGTGAATTAGACGAGCACGCTGGGGACACGTTTTTCGATGTCCGTGCTAATGCTGATCCAGACCTTGATTTACACTCCGAGTTTCTGAGCCCCGATCTCTACGGCCAGCCCCCTACCACGGCATTAGCTGTGAGGACCCTTGCCGCCGCCACCTCTTTATTACACAGGAGGTATCTACGACCGTACAGCGAAAGCAGTGGCCGTCTCAGCGATAACACAACAGTGTCCAGCCAACAAAACCACATCTACGCCGctcacaaatcatcatcatcatcgtcatcatcatcaacgtcatcactatcatcatcgttatcatcatcgtcgtccacGTCGCTCCGAACCCGGCGACACCAAcaccaaaaacagcagcagcagcagcagctacaactgcagcacaagcagcagcagcagcagcaacaacaacaaaaacacaatcGACATCAGCCCTTAAACCTTATCAGTGCCGAAGGaagctgcagcagtagtagtagtagcaataatagcctgtctgccaccgccg ccacaccctccGCCAACATCGCCAACAGAACGACGGGTAACACAGTGATCcacatcccctcctcctcctccaccaccaccgccgccgccgccgccatcgccgccgccaccgctaACAACAATACCATCCCTCGCAGCACGCTCCGTACGGACCAGTCTTTTCAACATTTTCCCTACGTCGTTGACACCGTCGTTGATGGttcggacgatgatgatgacgacgacgacgacgacgatgaagacgacgacgacgatgatgatgatgacgacgacgacgacgacgatgtaaCAGCTGACAGAGAATGcgcttcttcttcctcatctcccTCCACGTTGCTGCTTCCAGCGCCACCGCCTCTACATTTTGACGATTTCGTCAAcggccatcatcaacaacatcacgacggcagcggcaacaacaacaacaacaacagcaacagcaacaataataacaactaccaccatcaccatcatcatcacgatcctaatcatcctcataatcatcatcataataatctcCATCTACACGGAAGCGGCAAAAGTTCAGGCGGTAGTAGTAAAAAAACacggaaaaattacaaaaacatgaCGCGTGAGAGACGTATCGAAGCGAACGCTCGAGAAAGGTCCCGGGTTCACACAATCAGTGCGGCGTTTGAAAACCTTCGCAGAGCGGTGCCGTCCTATTCATGTAACCAAAAACTTTCTAAACTAGCTATACTTCGGATCGCATGTTGTTATATCTTAGCCCTGGCCAGATTAGCTAACATGGATTACTCAGCAGAACAAACAGCAATGACATTTTCGGATTGTGTGGATTTATGTACACGGACAATACAGACAGAAGGAAGAGCCAGACGACGCCATTGA